A region of the bacterium genome:
GTCATGGAAGTGCCGGGTAAATTCTATTTTTCCGCCGCAGACGGACGCGATCTGCCCACAGTGGGCGATTGGACCGTTGTACGCAGAATCGATGGCCAGACCACCTTGTTGCACTCGCTTTTGCCGCGGTTCAGCCTTATTCATCGCAAAACAGCCGGCAAACGAACGGATTATCAATTGCTCGCCGCCAATGTCGATAAGGCGTTTATTCTTTCCGGCCTGGATCAGGACATCAATCACAGCCGGGTGTTGCGCTATATGGCCCTGGCGGCTGAAGGCGGCTGCGCGCCGGTCCTGTTGTTCAGCAAAAAGGATCAGCTCTCGACAGAGGGCGTCGTACAGCAGCTGGAAGAGTGCCGGCGTCTTGCCGGAGAGGTTCCCTTTCTGCTCTACAGCGCAGAGGACAGCGAAGACCTGGCTACGATTGCATCCTGGATCTTGCCGGGAGAGACCATCTGCTTTCTCGGCCCGTCGGGCGTGGGTAAATCGACATTGATCAACCGGCTGGTCGGGCAGCCGATACTCGCCACCGGAGAGGTCCGCGACAAAGACGCCAAAGGGCGTCACACCACCACCTTCCGGCAGCTGGTTCTACTGCCCAACGGCGGAATGGTGATTGACAACCCGGGGTTGCGGGAACTGGG
Encoded here:
- the rsgA gene encoding ribosome small subunit-dependent GTPase A → MTRSDDPLKPYGLNETIQTAFESCVEPGLEPARVISAARERYQVQTRQGAAVMEVPGKFYFSAADGRDLPTVGDWTVVRRIDGQTTLLHSLLPRFSLIHRKTAGKRTDYQLLAANVDKAFILSGLDQDINHSRVLRYMALAAEGGCAPVLLFSKKDQLSTEGVVQQLEECRRLAGEVPFLLYSAEDSEDLATIASWILPGETICFLGPSGVGKSTLINRLVGQPILATGEVRDKDAKGRHTTTFRQLVLLPNGGMVIDNPGLRELGFIDLAAGLEETFADLYDLAQQCRFRDCTHQQEPGCALRQAVETKQITAERFRSFVKLSLEQRQAQIDPLVLELKRKQKEKILGRAIKRYNENRVK